ATTATCAGGAACGCCGGGCTGATGGTTCAGTTTGTGCTGCTGCTGCTGCTCTTTTTTTCGATCACATCCTGGGCGATTATGATAATGAAATATCGGTATATCAAACGGGCATATGCGGAATCAGCGATGTTCGCCGATTTTTTCTGGAAAAGCAAGGATCTTTCCGAGGCGTTTACCAAGGCAAAGCAGCTTCAGGGCAGCCCTATCGCCAGAGTCTTTCGCGTCGGATATGTGGAACTTAAAAAGTTAAGTCAATCCGGCGCTTCCACCACATCGCCGCCGTTGCAATCATCCGAAGCAGAACATACCTCCTTGAGTTCAAGGTTCGCCGGGACCGACACTATCAAACGAGCCTTGCGCCGGGCGATAAATACGGAAACAACTCGTATAACCCAGATGGTCCCCTTTCTGGCAACAACCGGCAATACAACGCCTTTTATCGGTTTATTCGGAACCGTATGGGGTATCATGAATTCGTTTCATGGTATCGGCCTTAAAGGTTCTGCCAGCCTTGCCGTGGTGGCTCCCGGCATCTCTGAAGCGCTGATTGCGACTGCCGCCGGGTTGGCGGCTGCCATACCGGCGGTTATCGCCTTTAATCATTTTATGCAAAAGATAAGGATCTTTGAATCCGAACTGCATAATTTTTCGGCGGATTTTTTAAATATCATCGAACGGGACATTTTAAATGAAAAAGGGAGTAATTAATGGCATTTCAGAGCAGCAGCGACCGTCTGATGTCTGATATCAACGTAACACCGTTTGTTGATGTGATGCTTGTCTTGCTGGTAATTTTTATGGTTACGGCCCCGATGATGATGCAGGGAGTAGACGTTGCCCTGCCGGAAACAACTTCTGAACCGCTTGCTGCCCAGAAAGAACATCTGATCATCACAATCAATAAACAGAATCAGATATACATCAACGACTATCAGGTTGCTCTTGATTTTCTTCAGGAAAAATTGATAAAAATTTTTGAAGGCCGTGAGGATCGGGAAGTCTATCTTCGGGCTGATAAAGATATCGCATATGGTGTTGTCGTCCGGGTAATGTCCGAGATAAAAGGGGCCGGAGTTGAGAAGCTGGGGATGGTAACCGAGCCGATCAGCCACGAGAAAAAAGATCAGAAGTAAACTTAAAAGCTGTTTCGGGTTGCGCGAGTTTCAGCCACTTTCAAATTTTGTGGCCTGCAGTCGGGTCAGAAAATTAGAACTTGAAAAATTCGTGAGCAATCCGGACGTTAAATAGATCGTATGCACTCTCAAACCTATGGGTCTCAAGGAATCGGGAACGAATTCCGGACATTCTTGTTTTTTTTTACGTTGTCAACCCTGTGCCATGTCGTTTTTTTCGGGATGTTCATCGTCGTTCCCGGATTTAAAATAAAGAGCAAGCCTGAGTTTTCGATAATAAATGTCAGCATGGTTACATTGCCGACCCAGGCAAACATTCCGGAGCCGGTCCGGAAACCGCCGGTAGAGATCCAGCGCCAAGAAGTTGCGCCGGAAACGCCGGAGGCTCCCAAACATACACCCGAAATTGCTTCCAAAGTCTATCCGAAGCCGCCGGCAACGGATTCTTTGGCACCCGTAAAAAAGATTAAAAAGTCCCTCAAAAAAGAGACCTTCACGCCTGCAAAGATGGTTGAGCATGCCATAACAGAGATTGAAAAGAAAGTTAAAGAGGCCAGGCCCGATCAGATTACCCAGGCGATTGATCGTCTGAAGGACAATATCGAGAAGACCGGAGAGCTTGATAAACAAAAGCATAATGCCTTAAACGATCAGGCAATGCAGGGTGTATCAGGCCCCGGGAGTAAGCGGGTATTGGAGTTGATCGATATTTATCGGATTGAAGTCGCCTTTCAGATTCAAAAAAACTGGGCCTTTTCCGAGCAGTTGGCGGGCGGGCGGACCGATCTTGTAGCTGAACTGGCGTTTACCATTATGCCCAACGGTGAAATCAAGGATATTTGGTTCGATAAAAGGTCCGGAAACGTGTATCTGGATGAGTCCGCCCAAAAGGCGATCTTAAAATCGAATCCGGTACGTCCCCATCCACCGGGAGTCTTAAAGCCGTTTATCATCGTCGGTTTGAGATTTACGCCCAAAGGCGTCGGGAAAACGCCGCCGAATTAGATTAATTGGAGTGCCCAATGACCGTATCTCGTTTTCAAACCGTCTGCCTGATTGCAATGGTATCTTTTCTTATTGGCAAGGCCGCACATTGTGCCGAGTATAATTATATTGATATTACCAATCCTTTTTTAAGAAAGATTCCCATTGCAGTTCCTGTATTCAAGAACATGTCGCCTGGCGAAGCCACAGCGCAGTTATCCCGACAGGCCGCAGATTTGCTTGCCGATACGCTGGAATTTACCGGCTACTTCAAAATGCTCGACCGCAAAGCCTTTCTGGCGGACGCGCAAGCAGACGCTGCTTTTTCGGCGGTCAATTTCAAGAATTGGACCAGTATCGGTGCAGAGCTTTTGATCAGCGGTCAAATTATGACCATCGACAATCTGGTTGAAATCGAGCTGAAGCTCTACGATACTTTTAAGGGGACCTTGTTAGTGGGTAAAAGGTACAAGGGATGGCTGAATGATCAGCGCAAAATGATACGTCGTTTCTGCAGCGAGGTGATATATATTCTGACCGGTAACAGCGGGTTTTTTAACAGTGAAATTGCATTTGTTTCCACAGGCTCGGGAAACAAGGAAATTTATTTTTGCGAATTTGACGGCTACAATCCCAGGCAGATAACCCATACAAAGAGCATTACCCTTTCACCGGCGTGGTCGTCGGACGCAAAATGGATCGCATACACCTCATATGTAAACGGCAATCCGGATCTTTATATCAAACATTTAACAGAAAATCGGGGTGCCGTGGTTTCAAAAGAGGGAATTAATACGACGCCCGCCTGGGTTCCCGGTCAATTTGCCTTGGCGGCGACCCTTTCGTTTTCAGGTGATCCGGAAATTTATCTATTGACCGGAGCCGGAAAAATTATTAAAAGATTAACTTATAGTTGGGACATTGATGTTTCACCGAGTTGGTCCCCCGACGGCAAAAAAATGGCTTTTGTTTCCAAAAGGTCAGGTACCCCTCAGATTTATATCCAAAACATGGAATCAGACCAGGCTGAAAGATTAACATTTACGGGGCGTTATAACACACAGCCAAGTTGGTCTCCCAAGGGGGACAAGATTGCGTATTCGGCCTTGAATAATGGCCGGAGCAATATCTGGATCATCGGAATTGAGGGCGGTGATCCGGTGCAATTGACGCACGATGAAGGCGACAGCGAGTCACCGACGTGGTCTCCGGATGGAAGCCTGATTGCCTTCAGTTCAACTCGGGAAGGGATCTCAAGAATCTACGTTATGACTGCTTACGGGACTGACCAGCGGCGGTTGCTTACATTGCCGGGTGAGCAGACAGAACCAAAATGGTCACCGATAGATATAAACAAATAAATTGGTTAACAGATCTAAAAGGAGGAAGACATGCGAAGAAAGTGGTGGATAATGTTGGCCCTGTTTTTTGTAATTCCCGGATTTCTGTTTACAGTTTCATGTGCAAAAAAGACCGTCAAGGAGGATGAGTCTGTCCTTCAACGGCAGGCCGAAGAAGAGGCGCGCATCAAGGCCCGCCAGACAGAGGAAATGAAACAGGCTGAGATGGAACGGCAGCGGAAGATTGAAGAGGAGCGTCTGCGTGAGGAAGCAAGGCAAAAGATGATGGCCGCCAAGAACAGGTTTTTGAATGAAGACATCCATTTTGAATTTGACAAATCCAATCTGCTCTCGGAGGCACAGGAACTTTTGAGGTGGAAGGCGGAATGGCTGCGGGAAAATCCGGACGTTCATGTAACGATCGAGGGACACTGTGATGATCGCGGCACCAGCGAATACAACCTTGCCCTGGGTGACCGGCGAGCGAACAGCGCAAAGTCCTATTTGGTGGATCTTGGTATTTCCGGATCACGATTGACCACGATCAGTTATGGTGAAGAACGTCCCTTAGATCCCGGTCACAATGAAGAAGCCTGGGCAAAGAACAGACGGGCTCACTTTGCAATAGAATAAAAGATCCAAACCCGGTCCGCCGCAGGCGGAGAATCAATTTTGGGATTGCGCATTGTCACAAAATGCACAAAATCAATTTTGCGGGACTGTATGAGTTGCAAAGGTCTTTTTAAATCGGCAAGCGGCAGGCAGGTTGCCGCTTGCCGATACGTTTGGTATATGCCCGCCTTTTATGGCGGGCTGTCTTTTGGTAAAACCCGAAGATACACAACCTTACACAATGGCCGGTATGGATACAATGAATCGATGTGCAGTCCAAACCAAAGTTATTGCTTTATTCTGCATGATCATTTTGCTGGGATGTGCCACGCAGCAGGATGTTATAACGCTCGACGACCGCCTGACTGCAATTGAGCGGCACAATGCCCAGACCGAGCAAAAGAGCCTGCAGATCGAAGCTCGCCTTGATGAATATATTAAGCAAGACGGGCGAGATCTCAGACAACGAACTGCAGACCAAAATGTACTGATGAATACGCTCAGAGAAGAGATCCGGACCTTAAACGGAAGGGTTGAAGAAATAGAGTATGTCGTAAAGCATAAAATCAAGTCTTCCGAAGATTCAACCGGCAAGCGCAGCGATCAGCTGGATGGAATCGAACAGATGCTGCGTTCAAATAAGGGTCGAATTATACGTATCGAGCAGTATCTAAATTTTGAAGCAACAGAACCTGCATTAAAACCCGGCCAAGATTCAACGACAACGTCCGACCTGAGTACGGCCAAAGAGCTTTCGGTCGATGATATCTATAAGTCGGCAAAACAAGCATTTGATCAAGGTGATTTTGAAGCCGCCCGGAAAGGATTCCAGCAATTATTACAGCGATATCCAAAATCGGAAAGCGCCGACAATGCCCAGTTTTGGGTTGGTGAAACCTATTATCGTGAAAAATGGTATGAAAAAGCCATATTAGAGTACCAGAAGGTCATAGAAAAATACCCGAAGGGAAATAAGGTTCCGGCCTCTCTTTTCAAGCAGGGTTTGGCCTTTGCAAGCCTTGGCGACAAAGCGAATGCCCGTCTTATTTTAACGGAACTGGTCCAAAAGTATCCAAAATCGAACGAAGCCAAGATTGCATCACAACAATTAAAGGGGTTAACGCCTTGATCCCGTATCCGGAAAAGAGCGGGGGATGGTAACAGTTATTGGTATAGACCCAGGTCTGTCGGCTACCGGCTTTGGAATTGTCAGGGGAACCGGTTTTAAGGTCGAGCGCTTTTCCTTTGGCAGTATTCATACTTCGAAAAACATTCCTTTCCCAAACCGCCTTGAACAAATATTTTCAAAACTTCTGCTGATTTTAGAAGATGAAAAACCCGATCTCATGGTAGTTGAAGACATTTTTTCCGTTGAAAAGTTTCCCAAGGCAGGGATTTCATTGGGAAAGGTCAGTGGTGTTATCCTCCTCGCCGGCTGTAAGGTTGACGTGCCGGTAACAGAGGTTCCCGTACGCGAGGCCAAGCAGATTTTGACCGGCAACGGTAATGCCGACAAAAAGCAGCTTGAACTGGCAGTTCGCCATTTATTGAAATTAAAAACGCCCATTAAGCCGTATCATGCTTCCGATGCCATGGGGTTAGCGCTTTTGGGCCTGTTTCGTTATAAAAATAATGATCGGATATCTTGAAGGCACCCTGCTGAAGAAAGAGGAAGACAAGATCCTGTTGCTGGCCAACCAGGTCGGATATGAGGTTCTGCTGCCCGCTTTTGTAGGCGAGACCTTCCGCTCCAAGGCTATCGGCGACAAGGTATCCCTTTACATTTATCATCAGCAAACCGAGCGGCAACCCAAGCCGGTTCTGATCGGGTTTAATCTTGAAGTCGAGAAAGAATTCTTTCAGTATTTTATTTCGGTAGAAGATATCGGCGTCCTCAAGGCGGTTAAGGCCCTGAACATTCCTGTTCGCGAGATTGCAAGAGCTATAGAATCAAAAGATATTCAAGGGCTTAAGCAATTAAAAGGCATCGGTGACCGGACGGCTCGCAAAATCATTGCCACCCTCGAGGGCAAAATGGAAAAGTTTGCGTTGATCCGCAAAGCAGAGAAAGTTGAGACTCCGGCAGAGGAAGACGTCTCAAAGCAGGTTTTGGATGTACTGGTTTTGCAACTGGGCCACAGAGTAACGGATGCAAAACTGATGATTGCCGAAGCCCTGAAACGTAACCCGGCAATTACAACTCCCGAAGAACTCTTTGAAGAAGTCTATCGGGGTGAAAAAGCTCAGAGCTGAATCACATGGAATGCCTTTATAAAAACCGTTTCGTAATCGAGAAATTGACCTGAAATGACAAACGACAGCCGAACACATTATTCTGATAAAATGGGTATTTTGGCCGGAGCATGCCGGCCGGAAGACCAGGAACCAACTATTTTATCACTGCGGCCCGAGAAGCTTGCAGATTATATCGGCCAGTCTGAAGTGGTGGAAAGTCTTAAAATTGCAATCGAAGCGGCCAAACAGCGCCAGGAACCGATTGATCACATTCTATTCCACGGACCGCCCGGTCTTGGGAAAACAACATTGGCGCATATTGTCGCCAATGAAATGGGGGGAGGTATCACTGCAACCTCCGGACCGGCCCTTGAAAAAGGTGGAGATCTGATCGGCATCCTTACGCATCTTGAAGACGGGGATATTTTCTTTATTGATGAGATTCACCGGATCCCGAAGACGGTGGAAGAGTTTCTCTATCCCGCCATGGAGGATTTTGCTGTCGATTTTGTCTTCGACAAGGGCATGTATGCTCGCAGCCACAAATACCGGTTGAATCGATTTACGCTTGTGGGGGCGACCACCCGGGTGGGACTTTTATCGGCGCCCTTGCGGGATCGATTCGGCATCTTCAGGAGCCTTGATTTTTACAGCGAAGAAGAACTTGACAAAATTATAAAGCGTTCGGCAACGTTACTGGGTGTCGAAATAGATGATGAAGGCGCCGTTGAACTTTCAAAACGATCCAGGGGGACGCCCAGGATCGTAAACAGGCTTCTCAAACGGGTCAGGGACTATACCCAGGTACGGTCAGACGGTGTGATTACCAAAAATACGGTTGCCGAAGCGCTGTCTCTGGAAGGGGTTGATGAAAAGGGCCTCACGAATCTGGACCGTCGTTACCTGAAAACAGTTATCGAGTTTTATAAAGGCGGTCCGGTCGGTATTGAGGCGATCGCCGCGACACTTCAAGAAGAAACCGATACGCTGGTGGATGTGGTCGAACCCTATCTTTTGAAAATCGGAATGGTGACAAGAACGTCCTCAGGACGAAAGGCTTCGGATGAAGCCTACCGCCACCTGGGGTATAGCCTCCAGAAAAGAATGTTTCACTGAGTCATGTCGATAATTACCCTCCTAACCGATTTTGGGCTCAAAGACGCGTATGTGGGCCTTATGAAAGGCGTTATGCTGTCAATAAATCCGTCTGCTGTGATTATCGATCTTACCCACCACGTAGCCCCGCATGACCTGACCCAGGCGGCCTTCATCATTAACTCCTCCTACCGTTATTTTCCGGCAGGCACCGTGCACGTCATTGTGGTGGACCCCGGTGTCGGCAGCCGGCGGTCGATCGTGGTTGTTAGAATGATGGGTCATACCTTCCTTGCGCCGGATAACGGCATATTGACGTTGTTGATCGATAAGGCCGATATTGACGCCATGGTTCGGGTCGAAAATTCAGACTATTTTTTGGAATCCGTCAGTCAGACGTTTCACGGCCGGGATATTTTCGCTCCGGTCGGTGCGCATATTTCCCTGGGGATTGATCTAAACGTGTTGGGTATGCCGATTGCTAATAAAAACGGTCTGGTGCGCATGAATATTCCCAAGCCGTATGTTTCCGGTCAAAATGAGCTTGTCGGCAGCGTAATTACCATAGACCGTTTTGGCAACTGTATTACAAATATTGATTCAGAATGTCTTGAAAGGTTCTGCCGGGCCGGTGCGCTTAAAAAACTTCAGATCGTGTTCAGACAGAGCAAAATAGACGGTGTATCCAAAAATTATGAAAGTGCAGGTCCGCAAAGCCCACTTGCTGTCATCGGCAGTTCCGGATACCTGGAGATCGCCGTGAATTGCGGTAGCGCCCGGCGTTATTTTGGGATTGAAAAAGGAGATAGTGTCCGCCTGATCATATCGGATCAGCTCTGAAGCCCTGGCCCTCTGCGTATAAATTCCGCTTCAAGCCAGATGAACTATCAGGGGCAGCACTTTCCTCAATTGTTGAACTTATCCCAACGATATGTTAGAAACACATGTAAAAAAACGGATTTATTAACCAAAGCTGAAGTTTAAATCCAAAAGAGAATGCGGTTGATGAAACGTCTCACGGAAAACTGGGCAAAAGATTTGATCGGGTTCACTTTACCGAAACCAAAAAAGAGAACCAGCCGCTGGACCCTTCTGCTTGCAGGAGACCGGGGGAAGGTAATTTCAATAAGGCGTTTTAAAGGGGTGGCGATTACGTCGGCATTGGCAATTTTTGTTGTGGCTGCTTTTGCGATTGGTTTTTATTTTCTATATGACCGAGAAACTGATGAAAATAAGCGCCTGCAAGACGCTTTGGAAGCTTCACGACAGAAAGCAACGGTTCTATTGGATGAAAAGGAAAGGCTGATGGTTCGTCTGGTTTTGGCTGAATCGAAAATTAAGATCGGTCAGGACAAGCATAAGGAAAAGACCATAGAAACAACATCCGGCTTGCCTCAATCTAAAAGCATTTCCGCAACCGCAAAATCCGAAACGGCGGATCCTAAGAAAGTCGCTGAAACATCCATAAAACTTTCAGATGAAAAGCCGGCTTCGGTTTCAAAGGTCGCAGCTTCCGCGTCGGACACATCCACAAAAAGCATGCGGGATTCAGAGCCACAGGTCGTCGATCTTGAAAATTTGATAGTTTTGAACGAACCAGGCAATCGTCGCTTGAGAATTGAATTTAAGCTTAAAAAAACCGATACGAGGATCGAGACGGTTTCAGGGTATGCCTTTTTAATTTTAAAACCTGATAAGGATGAACAGAAACAATGGTTTACAATACCATCGGCGCCCTTGATATCAGGGAAGCCTTCCCAGGTCCACAGGGGGCAATATTTTTCAATTGCCCGTTTTAAATCCATACAATTCGAGTACAAATACTCGCTGGGTCCGGACCGCTTTCAGTATGTAACGATATTTATCTATGGCACAGATGAAAAGCTGCTGATGGAAAAGGAATTGCCCATAAAAATTCAAGATGTGCCTGCTGTATCGACGGGGTGATGAGTTTCTTATTTATGGAATTTATACATTTTAGGTTAAAAAGCTTTTAAATGAGCAGCAACGTTTCGAACGGCAAAAGTTTGCCCGTGTGCCAGTTTGCCCGATTTGGTGGAAGAAGTCATTACGGGCTAACGGGCTAACAGGCCAACCGGCTCAACCCGTTTCAATAAGGCTGGATATTTACTGTATCTTGAGATCGTTTAAATAGGATAACATGTTCTTCGCGAGGATAAACAGAGCCGGATTTAATTCGGTCATCACAGTCCAAATAATTGCCTTTGTCATTGTAGTCGTTCTGGTCCTGCCGGGTCTTGCCCGGGCCCAGAAAAGGATACATAGCGCCTTTTTCGAGGGTACGGATTATGAACTGAACGTATACAGAATATACGGTAAAGAACCGGGTAAAACACTATTGCTGATCGGCGGGATCCAGGGAGACGAGCCCGGAGGCTATCTTTCCGTTGATCATTATGCCGATATCAGTTTGGCAAAAGGGAATCTTATTGTCGTGCCCAGAGCCAACTTCCGATCTATCGTGGTCAACCGCCGCAAGATAAATGACGACATGAATCGAAAGTTTGCCAAAGATACCAGAGCTAACTATGAAACCAAAATTGTCGCCATCTTAAAAAAACTGATTGCTGAAAGTGACTGCCTGCTTAATTCGCACGATGGATCCGGTTTTTTTTCCGAAAAATGGGAAGGACCTGACAGAAATCCGAAACTGTATGGTCAGTCGATTATTGCAGATTGCGAAACCTATCT
The Candidatus Desulfatibia profunda DNA segment above includes these coding regions:
- the ybgF gene encoding tol-pal system protein YbgF, with protein sequence MPLADTFGICPPFMAGCLLVKPEDTQPYTMAGMDTMNRCAVQTKVIALFCMIILLGCATQQDVITLDDRLTAIERHNAQTEQKSLQIEARLDEYIKQDGRDLRQRTADQNVLMNTLREEIRTLNGRVEEIEYVVKHKIKSSEDSTGKRSDQLDGIEQMLRSNKGRIIRIEQYLNFEATEPALKPGQDSTTTSDLSTAKELSVDDIYKSAKQAFDQGDFEAARKGFQQLLQRYPKSESADNAQFWVGETYYREKWYEKAILEYQKVIEKYPKGNKVPASLFKQGLAFASLGDKANARLILTELVQKYPKSNEAKIASQQLKGLTP
- a CDS encoding SAM-dependent chlorinase/fluorinase gives rise to the protein MSIITLLTDFGLKDAYVGLMKGVMLSINPSAVIIDLTHHVAPHDLTQAAFIINSSYRYFPAGTVHVIVVDPGVGSRRSIVVVRMMGHTFLAPDNGILTLLIDKADIDAMVRVENSDYFLESVSQTFHGRDIFAPVGAHISLGIDLNVLGMPIANKNGLVRMNIPKPYVSGQNELVGSVITIDRFGNCITNIDSECLERFCRAGALKKLQIVFRQSKIDGVSKNYESAGPQSPLAVIGSSGYLEIAVNCGSARRYFGIEKGDSVRLIISDQL
- the pal gene encoding peptidoglycan-associated lipoprotein Pal, coding for MRRKWWIMLALFFVIPGFLFTVSCAKKTVKEDESVLQRQAEEEARIKARQTEEMKQAEMERQRKIEEERLREEARQKMMAAKNRFLNEDIHFEFDKSNLLSEAQELLRWKAEWLRENPDVHVTIEGHCDDRGTSEYNLALGDRRANSAKSYLVDLGISGSRLTTISYGEERPLDPGHNEEAWAKNRRAHFAIE
- a CDS encoding TonB C-terminal domain-containing protein encodes the protein MHSQTYGSQGIGNEFRTFLFFFTLSTLCHVVFFGMFIVVPGFKIKSKPEFSIINVSMVTLPTQANIPEPVRKPPVEIQRQEVAPETPEAPKHTPEIASKVYPKPPATDSLAPVKKIKKSLKKETFTPAKMVEHAITEIEKKVKEARPDQITQAIDRLKDNIEKTGELDKQKHNALNDQAMQGVSGPGSKRVLELIDIYRIEVAFQIQKNWAFSEQLAGGRTDLVAELAFTIMPNGEIKDIWFDKRSGNVYLDESAQKAILKSNPVRPHPPGVLKPFIIVGLRFTPKGVGKTPPN
- the tolB gene encoding Tol-Pal system beta propeller repeat protein TolB, with protein sequence MVSFLIGKAAHCAEYNYIDITNPFLRKIPIAVPVFKNMSPGEATAQLSRQAADLLADTLEFTGYFKMLDRKAFLADAQADAAFSAVNFKNWTSIGAELLISGQIMTIDNLVEIELKLYDTFKGTLLVGKRYKGWLNDQRKMIRRFCSEVIYILTGNSGFFNSEIAFVSTGSGNKEIYFCEFDGYNPRQITHTKSITLSPAWSSDAKWIAYTSYVNGNPDLYIKHLTENRGAVVSKEGINTTPAWVPGQFALAATLSFSGDPEIYLLTGAGKIIKRLTYSWDIDVSPSWSPDGKKMAFVSKRSGTPQIYIQNMESDQAERLTFTGRYNTQPSWSPKGDKIAYSALNNGRSNIWIIGIEGGDPVQLTHDEGDSESPTWSPDGSLIAFSSTREGISRIYVMTAYGTDQRRLLTLPGEQTEPKWSPIDINK
- the tolR gene encoding protein TolR, with product MAFQSSSDRLMSDINVTPFVDVMLVLLVIFMVTAPMMMQGVDVALPETTSEPLAAQKEHLIITINKQNQIYINDYQVALDFLQEKLIKIFEGREDREVYLRADKDIAYGVVVRVMSEIKGAGVEKLGMVTEPISHEKKDQK
- a CDS encoding crossover junction endodeoxyribonuclease RuvC → MVTVIGIDPGLSATGFGIVRGTGFKVERFSFGSIHTSKNIPFPNRLEQIFSKLLLILEDEKPDLMVVEDIFSVEKFPKAGISLGKVSGVILLAGCKVDVPVTEVPVREAKQILTGNGNADKKQLELAVRHLLKLKTPIKPYHASDAMGLALLGLFRYKNNDRIS
- a CDS encoding Holliday junction DNA helicase RuvA; translated protein: MIGYLEGTLLKKEEDKILLLANQVGYEVLLPAFVGETFRSKAIGDKVSLYIYHQQTERQPKPVLIGFNLEVEKEFFQYFISVEDIGVLKAVKALNIPVREIARAIESKDIQGLKQLKGIGDRTARKIIATLEGKMEKFALIRKAEKVETPAEEDVSKQVLDVLVLQLGHRVTDAKLMIAEALKRNPAITTPEELFEEVYRGEKAQS
- the ruvB gene encoding Holliday junction branch migration DNA helicase RuvB, whose product is MTNDSRTHYSDKMGILAGACRPEDQEPTILSLRPEKLADYIGQSEVVESLKIAIEAAKQRQEPIDHILFHGPPGLGKTTLAHIVANEMGGGITATSGPALEKGGDLIGILTHLEDGDIFFIDEIHRIPKTVEEFLYPAMEDFAVDFVFDKGMYARSHKYRLNRFTLVGATTRVGLLSAPLRDRFGIFRSLDFYSEEELDKIIKRSATLLGVEIDDEGAVELSKRSRGTPRIVNRLLKRVRDYTQVRSDGVITKNTVAEALSLEGVDEKGLTNLDRRYLKTVIEFYKGGPVGIEAIAATLQEETDTLVDVVEPYLLKIGMVTRTSSGRKASDEAYRHLGYSLQKRMFH
- the tolQ gene encoding protein TolQ — its product is MFSVDMNLIHIIRNAGLMVQFVLLLLLFFSITSWAIMIMKYRYIKRAYAESAMFADFFWKSKDLSEAFTKAKQLQGSPIARVFRVGYVELKKLSQSGASTTSPPLQSSEAEHTSLSSRFAGTDTIKRALRRAINTETTRITQMVPFLATTGNTTPFIGLFGTVWGIMNSFHGIGLKGSASLAVVAPGISEALIATAAGLAAAIPAVIAFNHFMQKIRIFESELHNFSADFLNIIERDILNEKGSN